A window of Mucilaginibacter paludis DSM 18603 contains these coding sequences:
- a CDS encoding polysaccharide deacetylase family protein: protein MIKKIAFLYFIFLGLFYKVSAQAIYHNIKNYTVYYASAKRNTQDWLCIRKFESNGKTYLLLVEPRRLDTKIDEEGLYTITPMDMPGARRYFANTSYEKAISKAEKQSKSIQDAGIQSGMPKETGITLTADLCPSHRPLDRRIFTDIFQQFQKVERPVPIALSVTGIWMKQHQDDLAWLKEMQLKNEIYITWINHSYNHRVSKTLPLKENFLLEPGTNISYEVLETEKAMLRSGLLPSVFFRFPGLVSDQQLIYSITGFGLIPIGTDAWLAKGQQPQAGSIVLIHGNGNEPIGVTDFIKLLQSKTKAITDKQWLLYDLRESVEDEFE from the coding sequence ATGATCAAAAAAATCGCATTTCTATACTTCATATTTCTTGGCCTATTCTACAAGGTCTCAGCACAGGCCATCTACCACAATATCAAAAACTACACCGTTTATTATGCCTCGGCTAAACGCAATACGCAGGATTGGCTCTGCATCCGTAAATTTGAAAGCAACGGAAAAACTTACCTGCTGCTGGTAGAACCCCGCCGCCTGGATACCAAGATTGACGAAGAAGGTTTATATACGATTACGCCGATGGACATGCCCGGCGCACGCCGGTATTTTGCCAACACATCGTACGAAAAAGCGATCAGTAAGGCCGAAAAACAATCCAAATCCATACAAGATGCAGGCATTCAGAGCGGTATGCCTAAAGAAACCGGTATTACTTTAACGGCCGACCTATGCCCATCGCACCGGCCTTTGGACCGGAGGATATTCACCGACATTTTTCAGCAGTTTCAAAAAGTGGAACGGCCTGTGCCCATCGCCCTGTCGGTAACCGGCATCTGGATGAAGCAGCACCAGGATGATCTGGCCTGGCTCAAAGAAATGCAGCTGAAAAATGAGATTTACATCACCTGGATCAATCACTCCTACAATCATCGCGTGAGCAAAACCCTGCCCCTCAAAGAGAACTTTTTATTGGAACCTGGTACTAACATCAGTTACGAAGTACTGGAAACCGAGAAGGCGATGTTACGGAGCGGACTGCTACCCTCGGTGTTTTTTCGTTTCCCGGGATTGGTGTCAGACCAGCAATTGATTTACAGTATTACCGGCTTTGGGCTCATCCCCATTGGCACCGATGCCTGGTTAGCTAAAGGGCAGCAGCCCCAGGCAGGCAGCATTGTGCTTATCCACGGCAATGGAAACGAACCTATAGGCGTAACCGACTTTATTAAACTGTTGCAAAGTAAAACCAAAGCCATTACCGATAAACAATGGCTGCTGTACGATTTGCGCGAAAGTGTGGAAGATGAATTTGAATGA
- a CDS encoding DNA-deoxyinosine glycosylase: MTKKAFKPIIDSSARILILGSMPGEQSLTEQQYYANKRNAFWQIMFDVFNAGKHLTDYQDKTNLLRRNDIGLWDVFASCEREGSLDVNIRNGMVNDFETLFKTHPQIRLILFNGSTSYKSFKKQMALTSDMLYGVMPSTSPANTVAYQIKLTAWSAALKQF, from the coding sequence ATGACCAAAAAAGCATTTAAACCCATTATTGATAGCAGCGCCCGGATACTTATTTTAGGATCGATGCCGGGCGAACAATCGCTTACGGAACAGCAATATTACGCCAATAAAAGAAACGCCTTCTGGCAAATTATGTTCGATGTGTTTAATGCAGGCAAGCACCTGACTGATTATCAGGACAAAACTAATTTGCTTCGACGGAATGATATAGGCTTATGGGATGTTTTTGCAAGTTGTGAGCGCGAAGGGAGTTTAGATGTCAATATCAGGAATGGCATGGTCAACGATTTTGAAACGCTGTTTAAAACGCATCCCCAAATCAGGTTGATTTTATTTAACGGAAGCACCAGTTACAAATCCTTCAAAAAACAAATGGCGCTTACCAGCGATATGCTTTACGGGGTAATGCCTTCTACCAGCCCGGCTAATACCGTTGCTTATCAAATTAAGTTAACTGCCTGGAGCGCTGCTTTAAAACAATTTTAA
- a CDS encoding START domain-containing protein codes for MGKKIILLLIWVLVHSTAVYGQEAWKLAVLKEGIKVYTRPVVNSKFKAIKVECSLPVHPSQLVAAIMDIDNSYQWVYHSKVNRIIKRVSPSELYYYSEVSVPWPAENRDYISHIMVSQNPKTKVTTIDAPCIAGMVPEKNNVVRITHSIGKWTIWPYVNNGIKVEYELEVDPSGSVPAWLINLFITQGPLETFQKLEAYLQKKDYKEAKLGFIAD; via the coding sequence ATGGGCAAAAAAATAATATTGCTGTTGATATGGGTACTGGTGCATAGCACTGCGGTATACGGGCAGGAAGCCTGGAAACTGGCCGTATTAAAGGAAGGCATTAAGGTTTATACCCGGCCTGTTGTTAATTCAAAGTTTAAGGCCATCAAGGTAGAGTGCAGTTTGCCGGTGCATCCGTCGCAACTGGTTGCCGCCATTATGGATATTGATAACAGCTACCAATGGGTTTATCATAGCAAGGTGAACCGTATTATAAAAAGGGTTTCGCCGTCGGAGTTATATTATTACTCGGAAGTGAGCGTGCCCTGGCCGGCTGAAAACCGCGATTATATTTCGCACATTATGGTAAGCCAGAACCCCAAAACCAAAGTGACCACTATTGATGCGCCTTGCATAGCAGGGATGGTGCCCGAAAAAAATAATGTAGTACGCATTACCCATTCCATCGGTAAGTGGACTATCTGGCCTTATGTAAATAATGGCATTAAGGTGGAGTATGAGCTGGAGGTTGACCCCTCCGGATCAGTACCGGCCTGGCTGATCAATTTGTTTATAACCCAAGGCCCGCTCGAAACTTTTCAGAAACTGGAAGCCTATCTGCAAAAAAAAGATTATAAGGAAGCGAAGCTGGGGTTTATTGCGGATTAG
- a CDS encoding transposase, with protein MLLRAKQTKGITVSFFTFLLLVAKQYHDRKVVMVLDNVPYHHANRLKPILERYKHRLELVYLPPYSPDLNPIERVWWYMRKKITHNRYVQNLEDRIKNFDAFMQDFKVENEIGKNLAKLIVNI; from the coding sequence TTGTTATTACGGGCAAAGCAGACAAAGGGAATAACAGTTAGTTTTTTTACCTTCTTGTTACTGGTAGCCAAACAGTATCACGACCGAAAGGTTGTTATGGTTTTGGACAATGTGCCTTATCATCACGCCAACAGACTAAAGCCAATATTGGAAAGATATAAACATCGCTTAGAACTCGTCTATCTCCCGCCGTACTCTCCGGATCTCAATCCGATTGAAAGAGTTTGGTGGTATATGAGAAAGAAAATTACGCATAACCGATATGTTCAAAATCTGGAAGATAGAATCAAAAACTTTGACGCGTTTATGCAGGACTTTAAAGTCGAAAATGAAATCGGTAAGAACTTAGCTAAGTTAATTGTAAATATTTAG
- a CDS encoding helix-turn-helix domain-containing protein, translating to MSKIALTVKNYTSEELRSLLRKDEKFQQAVRLYACYQVSLGKRPQELESIYETSFKSICNWVNRLNEGGIEALIDKVKPGRNNRLDSNELQAIRMILLTKKPEDYGYNSATWTGPLLIDLIRKEYQVDYKKAQIYNILKKLGLTFQKGKGIYPEAQDREEKVTALKKTSGIKGG from the coding sequence ATGAGCAAGATAGCATTAACAGTAAAAAATTACACATCGGAGGAATTAAGGTCTTTATTGAGAAAAGATGAAAAGTTTCAACAAGCGGTAAGATTATATGCCTGCTACCAGGTTTCTTTGGGAAAGCGTCCGCAGGAACTGGAATCGATCTATGAGACTTCATTTAAATCGATCTGTAATTGGGTAAACCGATTAAATGAAGGCGGAATAGAGGCCTTGATTGATAAAGTAAAACCAGGCAGAAATAACCGGCTTGATTCCAATGAATTACAGGCGATAAGAATGATTTTACTAACTAAAAAACCCGAGGATTATGGTTATAACAGCGCCACCTGGACAGGGCCTTTATTGATCGATCTGATTAGAAAAGAATATCAGGTCGACTATAAAAAAGCGCAGATCTATAACATATTGAAAAAATTAGGATTAACCTTTCAAAAAGGAAAAGGCATTTACCCTGAAGCACAAGACCGGGAAGAAAAGGTAACCGCTTTAAAAAAAACTTCGGGAATCAAGGGAGGCTAA
- the ahcY gene encoding adenosylhomocysteinase, protein MSSVETEFVKYKVKDISLAEWGRKEIGLAEAEMPGLMALRQEFGASKPLKGARIAGCLHMTIQTAVLIETLIELGAEVTWSSCNIFSTQDHAAAAIAAAGISVYAWKGMNAAEFDWCIEQTLYFGEDRKPLNMILDDGGDLTNMVLDKYPELVAEIKGLSEETTTGVHRLYERVKNGTLLMPAINVNDSVTKSKFDNKYGCRESLVDAIRRATDVMMAGKIAVVCGYGDVGKGSADSLRNAGVRVIVTEIDPICALQAAMEGFEVKKLDTAVKEADILVTATGNCNIVRERHFRALKDKAIVCNIGHFDNEIDMAWLNSAYGDTKIEIKPQVDKYTIEGKDVIVLAEGRLVNLGCATGHPSFVMSNSFTNQTLAQLELWTNGSAYENQVYTLPKHLDEKVARLHLAKIGVELEVLDQEQADYIGVPVSGPFKSDAYRY, encoded by the coding sequence ATGTCATCAGTAGAAACAGAATTTGTTAAATACAAAGTAAAAGATATTTCGTTAGCGGAATGGGGCCGTAAGGAAATAGGGCTTGCCGAAGCCGAAATGCCTGGTTTAATGGCTCTTCGCCAGGAGTTTGGCGCATCAAAGCCCTTAAAAGGCGCGCGTATAGCGGGATGCCTGCACATGACTATCCAAACAGCCGTTTTAATTGAAACTCTGATTGAATTAGGTGCCGAAGTTACCTGGTCATCATGTAATATCTTCTCTACTCAAGATCATGCCGCTGCCGCCATAGCTGCCGCTGGTATTTCTGTATATGCCTGGAAAGGGATGAATGCTGCAGAATTTGATTGGTGCATTGAGCAAACTTTATATTTTGGCGAAGACCGTAAACCATTGAACATGATTTTGGATGATGGCGGCGATTTAACCAATATGGTTTTAGATAAGTACCCTGAACTGGTTGCCGAAATTAAAGGTTTATCAGAAGAAACTACTACAGGCGTTCACCGTTTATACGAGCGTGTTAAAAACGGCACTTTACTGATGCCTGCCATTAACGTGAACGACTCGGTAACCAAATCGAAATTTGATAACAAATACGGCTGCCGCGAATCGTTGGTTGATGCCATCCGCCGCGCTACCGATGTAATGATGGCCGGTAAAATAGCCGTTGTTTGCGGTTATGGCGATGTGGGTAAAGGTTCGGCCGATTCGTTACGCAACGCCGGTGTTCGTGTTATCGTGACCGAGATTGATCCGATCTGTGCACTACAGGCCGCCATGGAAGGTTTTGAAGTAAAGAAACTGGATACCGCAGTTAAAGAGGCCGATATCCTGGTAACTGCTACCGGTAATTGCAATATCGTTCGCGAAAGACACTTCCGCGCCTTAAAGGATAAAGCGATTGTTTGTAACATCGGCCACTTTGATAACGAGATCGATATGGCCTGGTTAAATAGCGCTTATGGCGATACTAAAATTGAAATTAAACCGCAGGTTGATAAATATACCATTGAAGGTAAGGATGTAATTGTATTAGCCGAAGGCCGTTTGGTTAACTTAGGCTGCGCAACAGGTCACCCTTCTTTCGTGATGTCAAACTCTTTCACCAACCAAACCCTGGCCCAGTTAGAGCTTTGGACAAACGGAAGTGCCTACGAAAACCAGGTATATACGCTGCCCAAACACCTCGACGAAAAAGTAGCCCGCCTGCACTTAGCCAAAATTGGTGTAGAGCTGGAAGTACTTGATCAGGAACAAGCTGATTATATCGGTGTACCGGTTAGCGGTCCGTTTAAATCGGATGCTTACAGGTATTAA